In the Populus trichocarpa isolate Nisqually-1 chromosome 1, P.trichocarpa_v4.1, whole genome shotgun sequence genome, one interval contains:
- the LOC18094033 gene encoding rop guanine nucleotide exchange factor 14 isoform X3: MICFWISCEPGPPILHILVCTMTGIMTYNGLESCIINNQSYENESGTSRGEGCVSDSFDDDGCSSCSSSKDAFGSFSSKWLTMKKDEHGLNDWELARSPQHFYDKEKPCYSIQYSDVETMKEKFAKLLLGEDITGGQSGLSTALALSNAITNLAATVFGELWKLEPLPEERKTKWQREMDWLLSPTNYMVELVPAKQNCANGRMLEIMTPKARADIHVNLPALQKLDSMLIDTLDAMVNTEFWYSEVGSRAEGRTKSAKQSKRWWLPLPQVPTTGLSDSGRKKLLNQSKVVYQVFKAAKSVNETVLLEMPVPTIIKDALPKSGKANLGEELYKVLTADSNTAEEMLNSLDLKSEHSALEAVNKLEAAIFAWKERVTAQVSGRSPVRTSWSFVKDPVSEFDKMESLLDSAESLLQLLKSRYPNLPQTFLDSTKVQYGKDVGHAILEAYSRVLGNVAFSILSRIADVMQEDSLTNPSSPAATCCFPGINSSGYVETPVHVLHVRHSLIIDEMNNVDGKYRESNASHISDQELSYSEARTSSAIATPSRSRVWCIGGDACRSLSPTNSP; this comes from the exons ATGATATGTTTTTGGATCTCCTGTGAACCCGGTCCACCAATCCTCCATATTTTGGTCTGCACTATGACAG GGATAATGACATATAATGGCCTTGAGAGTTGCATTATAAACAACCAGTCTTATGAAAACGAAAGCGGGACAAGTAGAGGAGAGGGTTGCGTAAGTGACTCCTTCGATGATGATGGTTGTTCAAGCTGTTCTTCCAGCAAAGATGCTTTTGGATCATTTTCATCTAAATGGTTGACAATGAAGAAGGATGAACATGGTTTGAATGATTGGGAGCTTGCTCGAAGCCCTCAACATTTTTATGATAAAGAGAAACCGTGTTACTCCATTCAATATTCAGATGTGGagacaatgaaagaaaaatttgcaAAACTGTTACTAGGTGAAGATATCACAGGAGGGCAAAGTGGCCTCAGCACAGCATTGGCATTATCTAATGCTATAACAAATCTTGCAG CCACAGTTTTCGGGGAGCTATGGAAATTGGAGCCATTGCCTGAAGAAAGAAAGACCAAATGGCAAAGAGAAATGGACTGGTTGCTTTCTCCTACAAACTACATGGTTGAGTTAGTTCCTGCTAAGCAAAATTGTGCCAATGGTCGGATGCTAGAG ATAATGACACCAAAAGCCCGTGCAGACATCCATGTGAATCTTCCAGCACTTCAGAAGTTGGACTCTATGCTTATT GACACACTAGATGCAATGGTGAATACTGAGTTTTGGTACTCAGAAGTAGGCAGCCGGGCAGAAGGAAGAACCAAGAGTGCAAAGCAGAGCAAGAGGTGGTGGCTCCCATTGCCACAAGTACCAACAACTGGGCTTTCTGACTCAGGAAGAAAGAAATTACTCAATCAGAGTAAGGTGGTGTATCAAGTATTCAAGGCTGCCAAATCTGTCAATGAAACTGTTTTGCTTGAAATGCCTGTGCCGACTATTATCAAGGATGCACTACCAAAG TCTGGAAAGGCAAACCTTGGTGAGGAACTGTACAAGGTGTTGACTGCAGATTCAAACACAGCTGAGGAAATGCTCAATTCTCTTGATTTAAAATCAGAACACAGTGCTCTTGAGGCTGTTAACAAGTTAGAAGCTGCCATATTTGCATGGAAAGAGAGGGTTACTGCACAAGTCAGTGGTAGATCTCCAGTTCGAACATCATGGTCCTTTGTTAAGGACCCAGTGTCAGAGTTTGACAAGATGGAGTCACTGTTGGACAGTGCGGAATCCCTTCTACAGCTGCTAAAGAGCAGATATCCAAACCTTCCTCAAACATTTCTTGATTCTACAAAAGTCCAATATGGCAAG GACGTGGGACATGCAATCTTGGAAGCATATTCACGGGTTCTTGGAAACGTGGCATTCAGCATTCTGTCTAGGATAGCAGACGTTATGCAAGAAGATTCATTGACCAATCCCAGTTCTCCTGCGGCCACATGTTGCTTTCCAGGAATAAATTCATCAGGGTATGTGGAGACTCCAGTTCATGTGCTACATGTCCGACACTCACTCATCATCGATGAGATGAATAACGTGGATGGAAAGTATCGCGAATCCAATGCCAGTCATATTTCTGATCAGGAACTCTCATACAGCGAAGCCAGAACAAGCTCGGCAATTGCAACACCAAGTCGAAGTCGAGTATGGTGCATTGGTGGAGATGCTTGTAGAAGTCTGTCCCCTACAAATTctccataa
- the LOC18094033 gene encoding rop guanine nucleotide exchange factor 14 isoform X2, translating to MACTRGIMTYNGLESCIINNQSYENESGTSRGEGCVSDSFDDDGCSSCSSSKDAFGSFSSKWLTMKKDEHGLNDWELARSPQHFYDKEKPCYSIQYSDVETMKEKFAKLLLGEDITGGQSGLSTALALSNAITNLAATVFGELWKLEPLPEERKTKWQREMDWLLSPTNYMVELVPAKQNCANGRMLEIMTPKARADIHVNLPALQKLDSMLIDTLDAMVNTEFWYSEVGSRAEGRTKSAKQSKRWWLPLPQVPTTGLSDSGRKKLLNQSKVVYQVFKAAKSVNETVLLEMPVPTIIKDALPKSGKANLGEELYKVLTADSNTAEEMLNSLDLKSEHSALEAVNKLEAAIFAWKERVTAQVSGRSPVRTSWSFVKDPVSEFDKMESLLDSAESLLQLLKSRYPNLPQTFLDSTKVQYGKDVGHAILEAYSRVLGNVAFSILSRIADVMQEDSLTNPSSPAATCCFPGINSSGYVETPVHVLHVRHSLIIDEMNNVDGKYRESNASHISDQELSYSEARTSSAIATPSRSRVWCIGGDACRSLSPTNSP from the exons atGGCATGCACAAGAG GGATAATGACATATAATGGCCTTGAGAGTTGCATTATAAACAACCAGTCTTATGAAAACGAAAGCGGGACAAGTAGAGGAGAGGGTTGCGTAAGTGACTCCTTCGATGATGATGGTTGTTCAAGCTGTTCTTCCAGCAAAGATGCTTTTGGATCATTTTCATCTAAATGGTTGACAATGAAGAAGGATGAACATGGTTTGAATGATTGGGAGCTTGCTCGAAGCCCTCAACATTTTTATGATAAAGAGAAACCGTGTTACTCCATTCAATATTCAGATGTGGagacaatgaaagaaaaatttgcaAAACTGTTACTAGGTGAAGATATCACAGGAGGGCAAAGTGGCCTCAGCACAGCATTGGCATTATCTAATGCTATAACAAATCTTGCAG CCACAGTTTTCGGGGAGCTATGGAAATTGGAGCCATTGCCTGAAGAAAGAAAGACCAAATGGCAAAGAGAAATGGACTGGTTGCTTTCTCCTACAAACTACATGGTTGAGTTAGTTCCTGCTAAGCAAAATTGTGCCAATGGTCGGATGCTAGAG ATAATGACACCAAAAGCCCGTGCAGACATCCATGTGAATCTTCCAGCACTTCAGAAGTTGGACTCTATGCTTATT GACACACTAGATGCAATGGTGAATACTGAGTTTTGGTACTCAGAAGTAGGCAGCCGGGCAGAAGGAAGAACCAAGAGTGCAAAGCAGAGCAAGAGGTGGTGGCTCCCATTGCCACAAGTACCAACAACTGGGCTTTCTGACTCAGGAAGAAAGAAATTACTCAATCAGAGTAAGGTGGTGTATCAAGTATTCAAGGCTGCCAAATCTGTCAATGAAACTGTTTTGCTTGAAATGCCTGTGCCGACTATTATCAAGGATGCACTACCAAAG TCTGGAAAGGCAAACCTTGGTGAGGAACTGTACAAGGTGTTGACTGCAGATTCAAACACAGCTGAGGAAATGCTCAATTCTCTTGATTTAAAATCAGAACACAGTGCTCTTGAGGCTGTTAACAAGTTAGAAGCTGCCATATTTGCATGGAAAGAGAGGGTTACTGCACAAGTCAGTGGTAGATCTCCAGTTCGAACATCATGGTCCTTTGTTAAGGACCCAGTGTCAGAGTTTGACAAGATGGAGTCACTGTTGGACAGTGCGGAATCCCTTCTACAGCTGCTAAAGAGCAGATATCCAAACCTTCCTCAAACATTTCTTGATTCTACAAAAGTCCAATATGGCAAG GACGTGGGACATGCAATCTTGGAAGCATATTCACGGGTTCTTGGAAACGTGGCATTCAGCATTCTGTCTAGGATAGCAGACGTTATGCAAGAAGATTCATTGACCAATCCCAGTTCTCCTGCGGCCACATGTTGCTTTCCAGGAATAAATTCATCAGGGTATGTGGAGACTCCAGTTCATGTGCTACATGTCCGACACTCACTCATCATCGATGAGATGAATAACGTGGATGGAAAGTATCGCGAATCCAATGCCAGTCATATTTCTGATCAGGAACTCTCATACAGCGAAGCCAGAACAAGCTCGGCAATTGCAACACCAAGTCGAAGTCGAGTATGGTGCATTGGTGGAGATGCTTGTAGAAGTCTGTCCCCTACAAATTctccataa
- the LOC18094033 gene encoding rop guanine nucleotide exchange factor 14 isoform X1 produces MMILRRRLACCTRDREISLDFDKQERIMTYNGLESCIINNQSYENESGTSRGEGCVSDSFDDDGCSSCSSSKDAFGSFSSKWLTMKKDEHGLNDWELARSPQHFYDKEKPCYSIQYSDVETMKEKFAKLLLGEDITGGQSGLSTALALSNAITNLAATVFGELWKLEPLPEERKTKWQREMDWLLSPTNYMVELVPAKQNCANGRMLEIMTPKARADIHVNLPALQKLDSMLIDTLDAMVNTEFWYSEVGSRAEGRTKSAKQSKRWWLPLPQVPTTGLSDSGRKKLLNQSKVVYQVFKAAKSVNETVLLEMPVPTIIKDALPKSGKANLGEELYKVLTADSNTAEEMLNSLDLKSEHSALEAVNKLEAAIFAWKERVTAQVSGRSPVRTSWSFVKDPVSEFDKMESLLDSAESLLQLLKSRYPNLPQTFLDSTKVQYGKDVGHAILEAYSRVLGNVAFSILSRIADVMQEDSLTNPSSPAATCCFPGINSSGYVETPVHVLHVRHSLIIDEMNNVDGKYRESNASHISDQELSYSEARTSSAIATPSRSRVWCIGGDACRSLSPTNSP; encoded by the exons GGATAATGACATATAATGGCCTTGAGAGTTGCATTATAAACAACCAGTCTTATGAAAACGAAAGCGGGACAAGTAGAGGAGAGGGTTGCGTAAGTGACTCCTTCGATGATGATGGTTGTTCAAGCTGTTCTTCCAGCAAAGATGCTTTTGGATCATTTTCATCTAAATGGTTGACAATGAAGAAGGATGAACATGGTTTGAATGATTGGGAGCTTGCTCGAAGCCCTCAACATTTTTATGATAAAGAGAAACCGTGTTACTCCATTCAATATTCAGATGTGGagacaatgaaagaaaaatttgcaAAACTGTTACTAGGTGAAGATATCACAGGAGGGCAAAGTGGCCTCAGCACAGCATTGGCATTATCTAATGCTATAACAAATCTTGCAG CCACAGTTTTCGGGGAGCTATGGAAATTGGAGCCATTGCCTGAAGAAAGAAAGACCAAATGGCAAAGAGAAATGGACTGGTTGCTTTCTCCTACAAACTACATGGTTGAGTTAGTTCCTGCTAAGCAAAATTGTGCCAATGGTCGGATGCTAGAG ATAATGACACCAAAAGCCCGTGCAGACATCCATGTGAATCTTCCAGCACTTCAGAAGTTGGACTCTATGCTTATT GACACACTAGATGCAATGGTGAATACTGAGTTTTGGTACTCAGAAGTAGGCAGCCGGGCAGAAGGAAGAACCAAGAGTGCAAAGCAGAGCAAGAGGTGGTGGCTCCCATTGCCACAAGTACCAACAACTGGGCTTTCTGACTCAGGAAGAAAGAAATTACTCAATCAGAGTAAGGTGGTGTATCAAGTATTCAAGGCTGCCAAATCTGTCAATGAAACTGTTTTGCTTGAAATGCCTGTGCCGACTATTATCAAGGATGCACTACCAAAG TCTGGAAAGGCAAACCTTGGTGAGGAACTGTACAAGGTGTTGACTGCAGATTCAAACACAGCTGAGGAAATGCTCAATTCTCTTGATTTAAAATCAGAACACAGTGCTCTTGAGGCTGTTAACAAGTTAGAAGCTGCCATATTTGCATGGAAAGAGAGGGTTACTGCACAAGTCAGTGGTAGATCTCCAGTTCGAACATCATGGTCCTTTGTTAAGGACCCAGTGTCAGAGTTTGACAAGATGGAGTCACTGTTGGACAGTGCGGAATCCCTTCTACAGCTGCTAAAGAGCAGATATCCAAACCTTCCTCAAACATTTCTTGATTCTACAAAAGTCCAATATGGCAAG GACGTGGGACATGCAATCTTGGAAGCATATTCACGGGTTCTTGGAAACGTGGCATTCAGCATTCTGTCTAGGATAGCAGACGTTATGCAAGAAGATTCATTGACCAATCCCAGTTCTCCTGCGGCCACATGTTGCTTTCCAGGAATAAATTCATCAGGGTATGTGGAGACTCCAGTTCATGTGCTACATGTCCGACACTCACTCATCATCGATGAGATGAATAACGTGGATGGAAAGTATCGCGAATCCAATGCCAGTCATATTTCTGATCAGGAACTCTCATACAGCGAAGCCAGAACAAGCTCGGCAATTGCAACACCAAGTCGAAGTCGAGTATGGTGCATTGGTGGAGATGCTTGTAGAAGTCTGTCCCCTACAAATTctccataa
- the LOC18094034 gene encoding methanol O-anthraniloyltransferase encodes MKMAPPSSQVSFTVKRQEPRLILPAKPTPSEVKQLSDLDDQEGLRFHMPFIAFFRNTNKKGGNGTYPDPVKVIRDALAHALVCYYPLAGRLKEGDSRKLMVDCTGELGVLFIEADADITLEHLGDAIQPPCPYLEHFLYDIPGSSGIIGCPLMLIQVTRLTCGGFIVAARVNHTMTDALGIFYFLNTIGEIARGANEPSYRPVWKREILNARDPPRVTCVHHEYDTTVGTEATMDTHADLIDKSFFFGFQEIDCIRKHLPSHLQSSSTFEVLIACIWKCRTIAIEHNPNEMLRVSYMVGAGGKRGIKLPPGYYGNAYAMPSAISKAELVCKNPLGYALELVRKIKTQMSEEYMRSVADYMVIKGRPHYSTAGHFIVADSSRVPFREIDFGWGKPVYAGVAKAAPNTSFCVRFKKSTGEDGILIQMSLPLQAMDKFQKELAKFTGERPMHVSGDKKHTIFKSML; translated from the exons ATGAAAATGGCCCCACCTTCCTCTCAGGTAAGCTTTACGGTGAAACGGCAAGAGCCTCGGCTGATTCTGCCTGCGAAACCAACACCAAGTGAAGTAAAACAACTCTCTGATTTAGATGATCAGGAAGGCCTTCGTTTCCATATGCCTTTTATAGCATTCTTTCGTAATACTAATAAGAAAGGTGGGAATGGGACCTACCCTGACCCTGTGAAGGTCATTAGAGATGCACTAGCTCATGCACTGGTGTGTTACTATCCATTAGCTGGTAGGCTCAAGGAAGGGGACAGCAGGAAGCTTATGGTGGATTGTACAGGGGAATTAGGGGTCTTGTTTATTGAAGCTGATGCAGACATCACCCTTGAACATCTTGGAGATGCAATTCAGCCACCTTGTCCTTACCTTGAACATTTTCTTTATGATATTCCAGGTTCATCAGGTATCATCGGGTGCCCTTTGATGCTGATTCAG GTGACCAGACTGACCTGTGGTGGATTCATCGTTGCAGCACGAGTGAATCACACCATGACTGATGCACTTGGGATATTCTATTTCTTGAACACAATTGGAGAAATAGCAAGAGGTGCCAATGAACCATCTTATCGCCCTGTATGGAAACGAGAGATCTTAAATGCACGAGACCCTCCTCGAGTAACATGCGTCCACCATGAGTATGACACCACTGTTGGCACCGAGGCAACCATGGACACCCACGCCGACTTGATCGATAAATCCTTCTTCTTTGGCTTCCAAGAGATCGATTGCATTAGAAAACACCTTCCATCTCACCTTCAATCAAGTTCCACGTTTGAGGTACTCATAGCTTGTATATGGAAATGTCGCACAATTGCAATTGAGCACAATCCTAACGAGATGCTTCGTGTATCATACATGGTCGGCGCGGGCGGTAAGCGAGGCATAAAACTGCCTCCTGGATACTATGGTAATGCATATGCCATGCCGTCTGCAATTTCCAAAGCTGAACTAGTGTGTAAGAACCCATTAGGTTATGCACTTGAGCTGGTCAGAAAGATTAAGACCCAAATGTCAGAAGAGTATATGCGGTCAGTAGCGGACTACATGGTAATCAAGGGACGACCTCATTATTCAACAGCTGGGCACTTCATAGTCGCAGATTCATCGCGTGTTCCATTTAGAGAAATTGATTTTGGGTGGGGAAAACCTGTGTACGCTGGTGTAGCTAAAGCAGCTCCAAACACGAGTTTCTGTGTGCGGTTCAAAAAGAGCACAGGAGAGGATGGGATTCTGATACAAATGTCTTTGCCATTGCAAGCCATGGATAAGTTTCAAAAGGAGTTAGCAAAATTTACTGGGGAACGGCCTATGCATGTTTCAGGTGACAAGAAGCATACAATCTTCAAATCCATGCTCTGA
- the LOC18094035 gene encoding pectinesterase inhibitor, whose translation MKPITSFVLFSLTLSLTLSLLASVANADTNLIDKVCARTHNKNSCVAVFESNPDSKQADLKQLGIIALTLASSKATETSQYIKTLLLNKTLDPVIDQALSDCSDQYLDAIQQLGDASSDLLEDGTKDVRTSVKAAIAAAQSCENGFVESSGREILLSRNAIFRQLCNNVLVINKLLEEK comes from the coding sequence atgaagcCCATTACAAGTTTTGTCCTGTTTTCTTTAACCCTCAGCCTCACCCTCTCTCTCCTTGCATCTGTTGCCAATGCGGACACCAATCTAATCGACAAAGTATGCGCACGCACCCATAACAAGAATAGTTGTGTTGCAGTTTTTGAATCTAACCCCGATAGCAAACAAGCCGATTTGAAACAACTAGGCATAATCGCATTAACCCTTGCATCTTCAAAAGCAACAGAGACATCGCAGTACATCAAGACTCTGCTTCTTAACAAGACTTTGGACCCTGTCATTGATCAGGCCCTCTCCGACTGCTCAGACCAATACTTGGATGCCATCCAGCAACTCGGTGACGCATCGTCTGATTTGTTAGAGGACGGTACTAAAGACGTTCGTACTTCGGTGAAAGCAGCAATTGCTGCTGCACAATCATGTGAGAACGGGTTCGTGGAAAGTTCTGGCCGTGAAATTTTGCTGTCGAGAAACGCAATCTTCCGCCAATTATGCAACAATGTCTTGGTCATCAACAAACTCTTGGAAGAAAAGTGA
- the LOC18094036 gene encoding methanol O-anthraniloyltransferase → MAPSSSLVSFKVRHRDPELVVPAKPVPYEQKQLSDVDDQEALRYQIPFIMFYDSNSNPCMEGEDQVKIIRAALAEALVYYYPLAGRLKEGPDGKLLVDCTGEGVLFLEADADTTLELLEDTIQPPCPYLDQLLYNVPGSTGIVGCPLLLIQVTRLMCGGFVFAIRWSHIIADAVGMSKFLNTIAEMVPGATKPSFLPVWQRELLNARDPPRATYEHHEFDEVNDTDFGTMNDDTIIVHKSFFFGPREMSSIRKHLPPHLRASSSFLVLTACLWKCRTIATQLDPNEIVRVSYMVTASGKEGLKLPAGYYGNAFTFPVALSEAGLLCKNPLEYGLELVKEIKNRLSEEYTRSAIDLLVIKGKKQYRTVRDFVIADTTRVPFGEIDLGWGKPVYGGPAGAIKDVSFFAKFKNGKGEDGIVVQVSLPWQIMERFQKELAKMAGNSSNDQCCRNATEVARSKL, encoded by the exons ATGGCACCGTCTTCCTCTCTGGTATCATTCAAGGTGAGACATAGGGATCCTGAACTGGTTGTGCCGGCAAAACCAGTCCCATATGAGCAAAAGCAGCTGTCAGATGTAGATGACCAAGAAGCCCTGCGTTATCAAATTCCATTCATCATGTTCTATGACAGTAATAGCAATCCTTGTATGGAAGGAGAAGACCAGGTGAAAATCATTCGAGCTGCCCTAGCAGAAGCACTAGTGTATTACTATCCACTTGCTGGCAGGCTTAAAGAAGGGCCTGATGGCAAGCTTCTTGTGGATTGCACAGGTGAAGGTGTCTTGTTTCTTGAGGCTGATGCTGACACCACGCTTGAACTACTCGAGGACACTATTCAACCACCGTGCCCATATCTTGATCAGCTTCTTTATAATGTTCCTGGCTCTACAGGAATCGTAGGATGCCCTTTGTTGCTGATCCAG GTGACGCGATTGATGTGTGGGGGATTTGTCTTTGCAATACGTTGGAGCCACATCATTGCTGATGCAGTCGGTATGTCCAAGTTCTTGAACACAATTGCAGAGATGGTACCAGGTGCTACTAAACCATCCTTTCTCCCTGTGTGGCAAAGAGAACTATTAAATGCAAGAGACCCTCCACGGGCGACTTATGAACATCACGAATTCGATGAGGTCAATGACACCGATTTTGGCACTATGAATGATGATACAATTATTGTTCACAAGTCTTTCTTTTTCGGCCCCAGAGAGATGAGTTCGATTCGGAAACATCTTCCACCACACCTTCGTGCGAGTTCTTCGTTTCTAGTATTAACTGCTTGTTTATGGAAATGCAGAACGATCGCAACGCAACTTGATCCTAATGAGATCGTTCGCGTATCGTACATGGTCACTGCCAGTGGCAAGGAAGGCTTAAAACTGCCTGCTGGTTACTATGGGAATGCATTCACCTTCCCGGTCGCCCTTTCAGAGGCTGGATTGCTATGTAAAAATCCACTAGAGTATGGACTAGAGTTAGTGAAGGAGATAAAGAACAGATTGAGTGAAGAGTACACAAGGTCTGCTATAGACCTTTTGGTAATTAAGGGAAAGAAACAATATAGGACAGTCAGAGATTTTGTAATTGCTGATACAACGCGTGTGCCGTTTGGAGAGATTGATTTAGGCTGGGGAAAGCCAGTATATGGTGGTCCTGCAGGAGCCATTAAAGATGTTAGTTTCTTTGCTAAGTTTAAGAATGGTAAAGGAGAGGATGGGATTGTAGTACAAGTTTCATTGCCATGGCAAATCATGGAAAGGTTTCAAAAGGAGTTAGCAAAGATGGCAGGGAACTCTTCGAATGATCAGTGCTGCAGAAATGCCACAGAAGTCGCACGTTCCAAGCTCTAG